A region from the Halosolutus gelatinilyticus genome encodes:
- a CDS encoding transcription initiation factor IIB, whose translation MTDSTIRTRTGERRQRESEGPAEADEQEREQCPECDGRLVSDDEHAETVCEDCGLVVEEGEIDRGPEWRAFDAAEKDEKSRVGAPTTNMMHDQGLSTNIGWQDKDAYGKALSNRQRQKMQRLRTWNERFRTRDSKERNLKQALGEIDRMASALGLPENVRETASVIYRRALEEDLLPGRSIEGVATASLYAAARQAGTPRSLDEITAVSRVEKDEVARTYRYVVRELGLEVQPADPESYVPRFASDLELSDETERRARNLLKTAKEKGVHSGKSPVGLAAASVYAAALLTNEKVTQNDVSEVASISEVTIRNRYHELLEAEDGTRV comes from the coding sequence ATGACAGACTCCACCATCCGAACCCGGACGGGTGAGCGACGCCAGCGCGAGTCCGAGGGTCCGGCTGAGGCCGACGAACAGGAGCGAGAGCAGTGTCCGGAGTGCGACGGTCGCCTAGTCTCCGACGACGAGCACGCCGAGACCGTCTGCGAGGACTGCGGACTGGTCGTCGAGGAAGGCGAGATCGATCGCGGGCCGGAGTGGCGCGCGTTCGACGCCGCCGAGAAAGACGAGAAGAGCCGCGTGGGCGCCCCGACGACGAACATGATGCACGACCAGGGGCTCTCGACCAACATCGGTTGGCAGGACAAGGACGCCTACGGGAAGGCCCTCTCGAACCGTCAACGCCAGAAGATGCAGCGCCTGCGCACCTGGAACGAGCGCTTTCGCACCCGCGACTCCAAGGAGCGCAACCTCAAGCAGGCGCTCGGCGAAATCGATCGGATGGCAAGCGCGCTCGGCCTCCCCGAGAACGTCCGCGAGACCGCCTCGGTCATCTACCGCCGCGCGCTCGAAGAGGACCTCCTCCCCGGCCGATCGATCGAGGGTGTCGCCACGGCCTCGCTGTACGCCGCCGCCCGACAGGCGGGGACGCCGCGCAGCCTCGACGAGATCACGGCCGTCAGCCGCGTCGAGAAAGACGAAGTCGCCCGCACGTACCGCTACGTGGTCCGGGAACTCGGCCTCGAAGTCCAGCCCGCTGACCCTGAGAGTTACGTCCCCCGCTTCGCGAGCGACCTCGAGCTCTCCGACGAGACCGAACGGCGCGCGCGCAACCTCCTGAAGACGGCCAAGGAGAAGGGCGTCCACAGCGGCAAGTCACCGGTCGGCCTCGCGGCCGCGTCGGTCTACGCCGCGGCGCTGCTGACCAACGAGAAGGTCACCCAGAACGACGTCAGCGAGGTCGCCAGCATCTCCGAAGTGACCATTCGAAATCGGTATCACGAATTGCTCGAGGCCGAAGACGGTACCCGCGTCTGA
- the gatC gene encoding Asp-tRNA(Asn)/Glu-tRNA(Gln) amidotransferase subunit GatC, translated as MSDDAVSPEEVRHVAELARVDLDDDEVEQFTGQFADILEYFETLDEVPEVDREATLSNVMRPDEERDSLDSEEALRNASETEDEYFKGPNVS; from the coding sequence ATGAGCGACGACGCCGTCAGTCCCGAGGAGGTTCGCCACGTCGCGGAGCTCGCTCGCGTCGACCTCGACGACGACGAGGTCGAGCAGTTCACGGGCCAGTTCGCGGACATCCTCGAGTACTTCGAGACGCTGGACGAGGTGCCGGAGGTCGATCGCGAGGCGACGCTTTCGAACGTGATGCGTCCGGACGAGGAGCGCGACTCGCTCGACAGCGAGGAAGCGCTCCGAAACGCGTCCGAGACCGAGGACGAATATTTCAAAGGACCGAACGTTTCCTGA
- the gatA gene encoding Asp-tRNA(Asn)/Glu-tRNA(Gln) amidotransferase subunit GatA: MSANIFITEERIEGDGDGPLAGTTVAVKDNISTAGVRTTCGSRMLEEYVPPYDATVVSRLKDAGATIVGKANMDEFGMGTTNETSYFGPVENPAAPGRVPGGSSGGSAAAIAAGEADLALGSDTGGSIRCPAAFCGIVGIKPTYGLVSRYGLVAYGNSLEQIGPFANTVEDAAALLDVIAGSDDRDGTTREAGDDANYADAATGDVEGLSIGVPTELLDGAHEGVVETFWDAIADLEDRGAEYHEVTLPSVEHAVEAYYVIAMSEASSNLARFDGVRYGHSADADGNWNETFARTRKEGFGDEVKRRILLGTYALSAGYHDKYYKKAQDARAWVKQDFDEALSEADVLASPTMPVPPFELGESLDDPLQMYLADANTVPVNLADLPAISVPAGETDGLPVGLQLVGPAFGEARLIRAASALA, translated from the coding sequence ATGTCAGCGAACATCTTCATCACCGAGGAACGGATCGAGGGCGACGGCGACGGCCCGCTGGCCGGGACGACCGTCGCGGTCAAGGACAACATCTCGACGGCGGGTGTCCGTACCACCTGCGGCTCCAGGATGCTCGAGGAGTACGTCCCGCCGTACGACGCGACGGTCGTCTCGCGGCTGAAGGACGCCGGCGCGACGATCGTCGGTAAGGCGAACATGGACGAGTTCGGAATGGGGACGACGAATGAGACGTCGTACTTCGGACCCGTAGAGAACCCGGCCGCGCCCGGACGGGTCCCAGGGGGCTCCTCCGGCGGCTCCGCGGCGGCCATCGCGGCCGGCGAAGCCGATCTCGCGCTCGGTTCCGACACCGGCGGATCGATCCGCTGTCCGGCCGCCTTCTGTGGCATCGTCGGGATCAAGCCCACCTACGGGCTGGTCTCGCGATATGGGCTCGTCGCCTACGGAAACAGCTTGGAGCAGATCGGCCCGTTCGCGAACACCGTCGAGGACGCGGCGGCGCTCCTCGACGTCATCGCCGGCAGCGACGACCGAGATGGAACCACCCGCGAGGCGGGTGACGACGCGAACTACGCCGACGCCGCCACCGGCGACGTCGAGGGGCTCTCGATCGGCGTTCCCACGGAACTGCTCGACGGCGCCCACGAAGGCGTCGTGGAAACGTTCTGGGATGCGATCGCCGATCTCGAGGATCGGGGCGCGGAGTACCACGAGGTCACGCTTCCGTCGGTCGAACATGCCGTCGAGGCCTACTACGTGATCGCGATGTCGGAAGCCTCATCGAACCTTGCCCGGTTCGACGGCGTCCGGTACGGCCACTCGGCCGACGCCGACGGCAACTGGAACGAGACCTTTGCACGGACCCGCAAGGAGGGGTTCGGCGACGAGGTCAAACGCCGCATCCTGCTCGGGACGTACGCCCTCTCGGCGGGGTATCACGACAAGTACTACAAGAAAGCCCAGGACGCCCGCGCATGGGTCAAGCAGGATTTCGACGAGGCGCTCTCCGAGGCGGACGTCCTCGCGTCGCCGACCATGCCGGTGCCGCCGTTCGAGCTCGGCGAGAGTCTCGACGACCCGCTCCAGATGTACCTCGCCGACGCGAATACGGTCCCGGTCAACCTCGCGGATCTCCCCGCGATCTCGGTTCCGGCCGGCGAGACCGACGGCCTCCCGGTCGGCCTGCAGCTCGTCGGCCCCGCGTTCGGCGAAGCGCGTCTAATTCGCGCCGCGAGCGCGCTCGCCTGA